TCTTCACCTGCCTCCGGCTTTAAAGCACTGGTTCTCACTTGCGTTTTTGCCGAGTTGtttgtgtctgctgctcctAACAAAGGATTTCAATATTTTATCCCCATTCCATTCTGGTGTTAGATCAAATGTCTCCATCACAACAGCTCttttaaaatgtacaaattACATCTTTGTCTCCTTCAATAGAGGCCAACTTACAGGTGGAAGTTTTATTTGCTTATTTAAAGTTTTTGATATGGTTGACCACTATCTACGTATAAATTGTTTTCTATCTAGCATATCTCCACAATAGAAGCCAATGTGTTTCTTTTCATGTTTCTCAGTCTAAGTAGTTGGTTGTTGATAAAGGTGTTCCACAGGGTTCTACCCTGGtaccacaccccccaccccccattttTTTTCAGTAATCTACCTCATTTAGGTAATTATGGTATTTTATGCAGCTTATACTGTTATTTATACTTTCAATTACAATATAGCTTAAATCCAACATTCCTTTAACATTCCATTAACTCTAATTTTGTCTTCACTAAATTGTTCAATTAACTGTTTTACATTCCCAATCAGAAAAAGGATTATCAACCATCATAGACTACGCCGATATCATTTATTAAAACTCCTATGCTACCGACCTCAAATCacttaatgttgtttttaattcattATGTAGGTTGGTTTTGAGTGTCCCTTCCGAAAGTCACTACTGCGTTCTGAACAATTCACTTAACTGGCTACAGCCCAAACCCAGAAGACATTTTCACTGGattctttgaaaaaaaaaaaaaaaaaggtatttattttaattatttgtcttattttcaGATCATCTATATTTTCAGATCATCATATCCTCTGAGATATTTGCGATATCCCTTCTATTCTGTACACAACATTTCGAAAGAAATTGGCTGCAACAATCCAAATCTCCATCTGACTTGATCTTCCACTATTGCTCAGATCAATCTCCTCCTTTCACTGTTTCAAGACATTTCTTTTCAACCATCTCAAACTGCTCATGTCTTTAAATCATTCACCAATTCAACTTTGTTTGTGTCGTATACTGTAATATATGAGATATGTGGATGAGATTGATGAGGGTAAATTagttgtttgtattttgttttaatgaaatgtAATGTCTTTATTGTACCACATTGTGCTGTATTGTTTTGTAATGTATTGCAATGTTTGTATGTCTTACTATGTAGCAAATGTTGTCTTTTATGTTTTATATTTCTGTATGTGTCTCTTGGAACCCCTCGAAAATTACATGTTGCATCTCAAGGGGCTATCCTTtaataaattcaaattcaaatattCAGTAAGTACAGGCTGGAAAAGCAAGGCAAACAGTGAATATCACAATGAGAGCGAGCTGCAAAATAATGTAGAAGTCAACTCATATCTGCTCAGAGGACTTCCAGGTAGATGGCTGTCTCTGCATCTGCCACAGCTCTATCATCTTCCTCTCTTACTTCTCTGACTCCCAAACCACCAATTCTGTCTACAcccacatctcctcctgctcctcctcttctccttgtttgtcgtcgtcttcttcttctttccccccctcttctGCCCATTGGACATACCTGGAAAAGGTTCATTTATATTGAATGCATTTGAGTAATTTGGATTTTTAGATGTTTCTTTATAGATAGCCATCACTCAGATAACAAAATACACACCTGCTTGGTGTGGACAAAGAGAGGTGTGGAGTTCTGGTAAACAAGCTGGTAGCTTCCATTGGTGTAGATATGAGTCACTTCTGTGCAGTTGATGTAAAGCGACATTTGGTCCGGAGAAATTCCCGTTCCTCCAGGGTACATGACTGGGTCATGGTTTAGAATTTCTCTGAGATGAACAGAAGATAGAAAAACTTTAAACTTATAcctaaacaaaacattaaaagggACAATTTTACCAAGTACTTTTTAGCTCTTTTtcggtagcagcagcagcagcagtaaaagaccaacagaagcagcaaaacTGAGCATATGGCTGCAGCAGGTATCAACACCATCAATAAGGAGAGCGTCTCTGTGTAAGGATAAAAAGGGGAAACTGTCAAAAGACTGTGAAACATGGCAACATTTTAAGCATTATAATAGAACACCAAATATTTCTATGGAAAGAATGTGCATACTTGAATGTCCATGAAAACACATTATTGATATATAGAGACTAGTTGTTGGATCTTACAAGGTATGCtgtggaaataataaaatataaaatatggcAACGCTAAGTGACATATAGTGTAGGGTTTCTACTGGTattatatgtaaatatatacatGCTCGTAGACACATTCACGTAGTTAAAATATATAGAACACTAACAAAAAGATTTGTGTGACCAGGACACAGTTGGTGAGAAATCAATCTATGTTCCTAAGACAGTAATGTTTCTTATGTTCCATGTTTCATTCATGCACATTGTGTTACACATACTTGAAATTTCCATGTGGGGTGCAAAACAAGCTGTTAAAACAaaatcacctcctccaccagcaggcagcaacagcagcagggagtCGTTTTCCGAGTATGTTGACAGCAAAACAAATCACCGTCTGAGTGCGTCCATGTGGCCCCTCAGAACAGCAGTTAGCTCGTCAGGCTGAGATGTTACAGATAGTTGTAATCATGAGGTGGTACGGTCCCATTCACACTCCAGGTGACAGCTGCTTTCGGGTTGGAGTCGAACCGAACAATGACATGTTAGCACCGAATCTTCCAGAACACAGGTGGAGGAGACCTGCAGGATGACCGGTTGTCTGATGAGAAAGAGCAGATTTATTCATTCCTACACCTGTTGTGTGTTAACTTAACATTGATTTTTATGCAATCTGATGTGATTTGTTTTGAAAATAATATGATTTTAgacattttgttattttaggaaggaagaaaaaaagttaaGTGTGATATTAAATATGTAAAGgctgcaaaataaaagcaatcaaAGATATCAGGGGTAATAAACAGCAATGCTCAGGAGATACTGAACTTGTTAATTGTAAGAACCTAAATATCAAGAAGGCTGGTTGATCAAGAGGTAGTATCTTCTACAGCTAAGATGAAAACATGGTAATTCAAAatccccctccccaaaaaaaatagttttacaCAGAATGTTCAGCGGCGTAAGCTGGGACTCTCCTCGACCAATGAGGTTTCTGTGCCGAGCAGCGCACCTCATGTCTCTGTGACGTTAAACACTCGAACCGTGTGCGTGCGCTGGCGGAGGGTACATGGTGCGGGCCCTGTTGGCTGTAAGACCAATGGTACTGAAATGCCGGTGGATCAGCTTTACATGTGCAGACCACAAGGCGTTCGCCCCCCTTCCTTCACTATCTTGGACTCAACCTGAACTGCAACATCTTTGGGTGAAACTAGAAAGCAAATTGAAGAATTTAAAATGTGAACTTAGTGCATAATCTTTGTAAAATGGCAAGAATATACTCAAATCTCCTCACATGTCACGTGCAGATCCTTAGAGGCTGTCAGTGCTTTGGCTCCTGGGTAACTGGCTTCACATCTGAGCCTGGGCTTTACTCGGTGTGACACGGTGAAGGATAGAGAGGCCAACATCAAGGGTCTATGATGCTCTGGGAAAACTGTCTGTATCTCCGGAGGCTTAGTGATGTTCAGCTGATCTCCTCTCTCCCAAATCCATTGCAGGATgggaggtctggaggggcagtAATAGTTGACCGAGCAGTTCACAGAGACCAGTTGCCCCTCTGTGGCTGCCAGCATGCCACTGATGATCGGAGCCTCTGGAGTATCTATCcttggaaaaaaacaatttttgaTATAAAGAGCCGCCAGCACTTCCTAGGCTCTTGGCTCTTGTGCAGTGACAAATAAATTCATCAAGGAAACATGGTGAAATTCAGTGACATGACTATCACTTTCATTGACTGTGGaaagtggaaataaatgttttagtaTCTTGAAGTTAAGTGCAACTCGTTCTAAATCTGCatattttgtcattaaaatgtgtttaaattgtTTTCCTAATCCTTTTGGTCATTACAGACACATTAAGTTTAGTCTTGATGTGATTTGTGTAAATCATCCTGGCTTTATGATCAACCACTCACCCACAACATCCAAATTGAACCTCCTCGGCTTTCCCCAGAGAAAGTCATCAGCTCTCTTCAGAGCAACCTCGAACACCCGCGCATCATCCATTCGGATCCTTTCGATCTTTAGTGAGCAGTCTCCATTAGTGATTTGTCCAAAGAGGGCTGTGCGGCCGTGGAATTCTCTGCTCATCTGATCTTGGTCCTCACTGTTGAAAGCAGTACTGCGAAGAGGAAAGAAGTGGCTGCCACCTCTGAAACTCAGGCGGATGCTAACTGTTTCCTTCTTCGCTTTCCTGTGAAAAtgaggtgctggaggagtaaaAGAGCACGGAATAATGACACAGGAGCCTACCAGGGCTTGAATTTGGTCAGGGACGGATGGCACAAGAGTCTGAATGCCCCTACACAAGGCTGCTGTTGAGGCAAAGATCAGAAGTTGTAAAACACAAGCAAAAGAGGTAAAGAGGTTTGATGTAAAAGCGGCAAACAGTTTTTCCAAATCTAAATATTTATTTAGCCTAGTTTCTTCTTCAGGGCTACATTGTCTCTAGTCGCTAGATATTCTACAAAAGGCATGACAGAAAAATTTTAAACAATACTTCAGAATACCTTTTACAAcgatgtgtaaaaaaaaaaagcattttacagTAATTTTAATTAGTTTATTGGAAAAGAAATCCTGATGTCTTGGAGATTGtgggacaaaaacaaataaaacatgtatGTAGCTACTGAAATACTCCAACTGCATACATGCTTCTAATGGGGTTGGGAGATGGAAGTATTTATTTTCCACATAAATCCATTAAGGTTATTATATTTATGATATTAGTAATGATCATGTGGCCTTAAATACCCTTGAAATCCATACAGAGATGTGAATCTGATACATATTTAAATTCCCAAAGGTTTTAATTACTTACCAAAAAGCAGAGGACACACAAAAAGGAGAGAATCCACAAGCATGATTGCAGCCCAGCTCTGGCAGCTGCAAAGACTGGAGGAATGGACACAGAGAAGGGGAAGTTGGAGTGTTTCATCGTCACTTCACCTGATGTCACCACATATCCAGTATTCTTGGTGTTATTTGTGCTTCTCAGACTCATTATTTAAATGCAGCTTTAGAGATGCCATTGGTGACCACAACAGAGGTTTAACATGCACAACCATGTGAAATACTTTatattttgcatttctcttGTAAGGAAAGAACAACCCCAGCTTTTCTGTGTGACAGCACATGATAATGGATGACTCACGCTCACgctttttttggattttttcctccatcagctaAACGTACGTATTCCATTTTGTGACTGACATTACAGTCTCCACTCACCAAACATCTCACAGTGTGACAACAATCACTGAGGGTTGCAGACCCGTTTCGATTAATTATTAACATTTCTGTTGGGGACTGATTTATAGGATCAATATAAACATTGCTCCTGAAAGAAACTGGAACCCTTAaggcattttaaaatgtgaataaattaggaaataaataaatgtaaagtacCACATGGTTGAGGGAGTACTGTGGCGTTTTAGGTAATAATTAGAAAAATACTAGGTATGCGTGTCAACTAATCCAATTTAGGGACAAAAACACAATTCCCTGAAACCTTGGAAGACAGAATCATCTGCACCATTGCTTTATTGGCTAGACGATGATGTTCTTCTATCGGACCAGTACCTATAGCTGTCAGATCATCCGCCAATGCAGTGATAGTTGGAGATGATGATGTGCACCAATGGGGAAGGAACTTTAAAATGCTTGCAGGTTTATTACAGCAGGTGTGGGTAGACAACCACTGACCAAACAATGCCCCCGGCTAACCAGTGCCCCCGCCTGTTACGCAGAAGGTAAATAGGTGTGATGACCCTATACTTTAAGGATGTGGGATTGAAAAGGTTTTAATTGACAATAAACCTGTATGGGTGAATCTTTGTTGTCTGTAACTTATAGCCGAAAATTTAACTTATAGCCTTTGCCATGTACAAAAATGCCCTATTGCTAAGCTGTTCATTAAAGCAACACTATAAAAATGCATAGTGCAGTTTATATGTTGCGCAACCAACTGACCAGCAGATGAACCCAAACATTTGTCCACCAAGCTTGCCAGCGAACAAGAGCATTTTGGTCCACCCAAAAGACTCACACCCAAAGTATAGAATTGGGATTTTTTTCAGTGATCAGTTTAAGCATTTACTGTTCATTAGCATTTTTGGGAGCTCATGTTGACACTTTCATACCTTAACACTGCCCTGAGCTCAGTTCAGGGGGAAGTCGGAGAGCAATTGTGAGCAAATGCCCTTTTGGATGGAGTTCCAGCAATTTGAAATGGTGCTCACTGTTATGAACTGTGCAGCATATTTTGGAGGAGTGGGTCCCAGTCCAGTCCTTGATCTGGATCTGGCCTCCCCTTTTTTTGCTGTGATTCTCTTGACACAAGCTGCAGAAGCTGTGATTCTCTTTAATGAATAACTCCCTCCATAACCACACTTA
This genomic interval from Takifugu rubripes unplaced genomic scaffold, fTakRub1.2, whole genome shotgun sequence contains the following:
- the LOC115248094 gene encoding sialoadhesin-like: MEEKIQKKRELFAAARAGLQSCLWILSFLCVLCFLQPCVGAFRLLCHPSLTKFKPCTAFNSEDQDQMSREFHGRTALFGQITNGDCSLKIERIRMDDARVFEVALKRADDFLWGKPRRFNLDVVDTPEAPIISGMLAATEGQLVSVNCSVNYYCPSRPPILQWIWERGDQLNITKPPEIQTVFPEHHRPLMLASLSFTVSHRVKPRLRCEASYPGAKALTASKDLHVTFSPKDVAVQVESKIVKEGGRTPCGLHM